The DNA region GTATTGTATTGGTATCGTCCATCTCTTCATTAAATTCTTCAGGGCTAAATACAGCAATTTCAGGGCAGCATCTGCATGGGGGAACATGCTCTTGGTTTTTCACACCTTGCCCAAAGAGCGATTGACTGCTTCGATGGCATTAGTGGTGTAAATGATGCAACGGATGGGAGCTGGATAATCAAATAATGGAATGATGTTTTCCCAATGATTCAGCCATGTCTGGGAAATAGTGGGGTAGATGCCGTCCCAACGCTCCGCAAAAGCAGTTAAGGCAGAATCTGCCTTGGCAACTGTGGCGGCCGGATAAATGGGCTTGAGGTCTGCCACCACGGACTTACGGTCTTTCCAAGAAACGAATTTCAGGCTATTGCGTATCAGATGAACAATTGACCTCTTGCAAAAGGAGCGGGAGTAGGTAAAAAAGAGGAAAGTAACAGAGTCATAGCGATAGAAATGTCAACTTACGAACAGCTCCAACATTTATCGACAGAACAATTCAGGAAAGCCTGTGGAGTTAAACTTCAGACTTTCAATCGTCTGGTAGAGGTCCTAGCAGAAGCTAAAGCAA from [Leptolyngbya] sp. PCC 7376 includes:
- a CDS encoding transposase, encoding MVHLIRNSLKFVSWKDRKSVVADLKPIYPAATVAKADSALTAFAERWDGIYPTISQTWLNHWENIIPLFDYPAPIRCIIYTTNAIEAVNRSLGKV